GAATGTCGATCTCGATGCGTGTGAACGGGCCTTCGCGCTGCATTCCCAAGGTGAAGACGATGCGCGCCGGGCGCTCGATCTCGAGATATTCGCCGAAATGCGTCGCGAGAATTTCGCCGCGCGTCTCGTGAATGGCGAAGCCGCCGCCGACGCGCGCGTCGATCTCGACATGCGCCGATTGTCCCGCGGGTGTGCGGAACAGCCAGCTCTCGACCGCTCGCCGATCGAGCCAGGCGTCGAAGAGGAGCGCCGGCGGCGCCGTGAAGCGGCGCGTGATTACGAGCGGCGGGATAGCGTCGTCAGTTCTTCGGAGCATCGGGGTCGCCCTTCTGCAATTCGGCGAGATAGGCGTCGAGCCGGTCGAAGCTCTCTTCCCAGAAACGCCGATAGGTCTCGAGCCAATCGGAAACTTCGCGCAGCCGCGCCGCGTCCAGCTTGCAGGGACGCGATTGGGCGGCGCGGCCGCGCGTGATGAGGCCCGCCTGCTCGAGCACTTTCAAATGCTTCGAGACCGCCGGCTGGCTGATTGAAAATGGCGCGGCGAGCTGGCCGACCGAGGCTTCGCCCTGCGCGAGGCGGGCGAGGATCGCCCGCCGCGTCGGGTCCGCCAGAGCGGCGAGGGTCGTGCTGAGGGGGTCGGGCATTTGTTACCTGTAAGGTATATAACTAAATAGATATATAACTGATACGGAATATCGCTGTCAAGCTTCGCGCGCTTTCTCTCTCGGCAAAAAAGCCGCGACCTCATGAAGGAGGTGACGGAGCGTGAGGCGCCGGGCGGCCTTGCCTCGCATTTTGCGCTCCCCTATAAGCTGCGGAGCGCGCCGGTTTCCGACACCCCTGGAGGCGAAAAGCGCGCATTTCTCTATGAAAAAGGACACCGAAATGGCCGAGATCAAGAAGCTCGCGGCCACGGTGCGCAGCGGGACAGGCAAGGGGGCCGCCCGCAGCGTTCGCCGTGAGGGCCGTATACCAGGAGTCATCTATGGCGGCGGCGAAGCGCCGACGCCCTTGTCGCTCGACAAGAAAGAGCTGACCAAGCTCATCTACGCCGGGCACTTCCTCACGACGATCTTCGAGCTCGACATCGACGGAAAGCCCGAGCGCGTCATTCCGCGCGACTATCAGCTCGACGTCGTCAAGGACTTCCCGCTGCATGTCGATTTTCTGCGGCTGAAGGCGGGCTCGCGCCTGCGCGTCGACGTGCCGGTGCATTTCATCAATCAGGAAGCGGCTCCGGGTCTCAAGCGCGGCGGCGCGCTCAACATCGTCTACCATTCGGTGGAGATGTGGGTGCCGGCCGACAATATTCCGGATTCGATCACCGGCGATCTGACCGGCCTCGACTTCAACGACGCGCTGCATATTTCGGCGTTCACTCTGCCGCCGAACTGCAAGCCGACCAATCCGGACAAGAACTTC
This genomic window from Methylosinus sp. H3A contains:
- a CDS encoding 50S ribosomal protein L25/general stress protein Ctc, yielding MAEIKKLAATVRSGTGKGAARSVRREGRIPGVIYGGGEAPTPLSLDKKELTKLIYAGHFLTTIFELDIDGKPERVIPRDYQLDVVKDFPLHVDFLRLKAGSRLRVDVPVHFINQEAAPGLKRGGALNIVYHSVEMWVPADNIPDSITGDLTGLDFNDALHISAFTLPPNCKPTNPDKNFTVVSIAPPVVSAEETAAAAAAAAAPAKGKGAPAKAAPAKAPEKKK
- a CDS encoding helix-turn-helix transcriptional regulator, whose amino-acid sequence is MPDPLSTTLAALADPTRRAILARLAQGEASVGQLAAPFSISQPAVSKHLKVLEQAGLITRGRAAQSRPCKLDAARLREVSDWLETYRRFWEESFDRLDAYLAELQKGDPDAPKN